A portion of the Pseudoalteromonas luteoviolacea genome contains these proteins:
- a CDS encoding TolB family protein, which produces MLKTTYCFLIATGSIFATSSIMAKEIATELQGPYLGQTPPGKTAKVFAPDLLSTQKDREYTISFTPDLKELYFTRMDADTNKWWTMTYKQRNNRWYGSILAPRVGRPTLSPDGNTLHLGNKYIGRTDNGWSQVKSLGPMFDNKDWGIMRLSSSSSGTYILDDYKNGDVLRISEVQNGVRQAPKPLPAHINTGKWNAHPFIAPDDSYIIWDGERTEGFGDTDLYISFRKSDGSWGKALNLGPTVNTGAGEAGGYISPDGKYFFFNRTTNTGNGDIYWIDSKFIKTLKSQVYTKD; this is translated from the coding sequence ATGCTCAAAACAACGTATTGCTTTTTAATTGCTACGGGCTCTATTTTTGCAACCAGTTCCATCATGGCTAAGGAAATAGCAACTGAATTGCAAGGACCCTACTTAGGACAAACACCACCAGGGAAAACTGCCAAAGTCTTTGCGCCTGATTTATTGAGCACACAGAAAGACAGAGAATACACTATTTCGTTTACACCAGATTTGAAGGAACTCTATTTTACGCGTATGGATGCCGATACCAACAAGTGGTGGACAATGACTTACAAGCAGAGGAATAATCGCTGGTATGGTTCGATATTAGCGCCAAGAGTTGGCCGCCCCACTCTATCGCCCGATGGTAATACCTTACACCTTGGCAATAAGTATATTGGTAGAACAGACAACGGATGGTCACAAGTTAAAAGCTTAGGTCCAATGTTCGATAACAAAGATTGGGGCATTATGCGTTTATCTTCATCATCTTCAGGTACCTATATCCTCGATGATTATAAAAATGGTGATGTACTTAGGATCTCTGAGGTACAAAATGGTGTTCGGCAAGCGCCAAAACCATTACCTGCACATATTAATACAGGAAAATGGAACGCTCATCCTTTTATTGCACCTGATGACAGCTATATTATTTGGGATGGAGAAAGAACCGAAGGCTTCGGAGATACAGACCTTTATATCAGTTTTCGAAAATCTGATGGAAGTTGGGGTAAAGCGCTTAATTTAGGCCCCACGGTGAATACAGGTGCCGGTGAAGCTGGTGGGTATATATCTCCAGATGGTAAATATTTCTTTTTTAACAGAACGACAAATACAGGAAATGGTGATATCTACTGGATAGATTCTAAGTTCATTAAAACACTTAAATCTCAAGTCTATACTAAAGATTAA
- a CDS encoding cysteine hydrolase family protein, protein MKKSLLVLSLAFGLSACNIDDRLQLAHETKKSEHVHLSAQNTGLLIIDAQKGYVMDSDDFWVKVFYPEYEIPAQNVDPQLHSSIDRIAQLAQKANDLNMPTTITYEAFETDAGLDYTPYITRIEQALDENTQSYFKQTFNSTREADIHAAMKAWSDLGISRVVVAGAETDVCVMQTVLGLKNMGFDVYLASDATFSTEIYERPTFKRLQQAGVKLAKVSEIMQSMESKDKLIYSPRYAVGKRDELYQGDRHKMAMINFNMDDASLNKAEHDNKPATEPRFTFLGLEQEFLFSYMPSFHVNKKGKPYTSKYRKNTNVVNFKKIDPVIADIKAAGKTQAVISGVVSQLGLYDAVYKLIEAGITPVILEDALLGSDVDPIHYLDYIYQLGAVPSTQKSHGYEMYVEIQLGDFTEEEIAAYYEMIALNEVVIPEIYPRLR, encoded by the coding sequence ATGAAAAAGTCTTTATTAGTACTGTCATTGGCGTTTGGACTGTCGGCTTGTAACATTGATGACAGGCTGCAATTAGCTCATGAAACCAAAAAAAGTGAACACGTTCACCTGAGTGCCCAAAATACGGGGTTGCTCATTATTGATGCTCAAAAAGGGTATGTGATGGACAGTGATGACTTTTGGGTCAAGGTTTTCTATCCAGAGTATGAAATACCGGCGCAAAATGTCGATCCTCAGCTGCACTCTAGCATTGATCGAATTGCACAGCTGGCGCAAAAAGCCAATGATTTAAATATGCCAACCACTATTACTTATGAAGCTTTCGAAACCGATGCAGGTTTAGATTATACGCCTTACATTACGCGTATTGAGCAAGCTCTTGATGAAAACACTCAAAGCTATTTCAAGCAAACGTTTAATTCAACACGAGAAGCTGACATTCACGCAGCAATGAAAGCGTGGTCTGATTTAGGTATTTCTCGGGTGGTTGTTGCAGGTGCAGAAACCGATGTATGCGTTATGCAAACGGTTTTAGGGCTTAAAAATATGGGCTTTGATGTTTATTTAGCGAGTGACGCGACGTTCTCTACGGAAATTTATGAACGACCAACCTTCAAGCGTTTACAGCAAGCAGGGGTTAAGCTGGCAAAGGTCAGTGAAATTATGCAGTCGATGGAATCTAAGGACAAATTGATCTACAGTCCACGCTACGCAGTCGGTAAGCGAGATGAGCTGTATCAAGGCGACCGCCATAAAATGGCGATGATTAATTTTAATATGGATGATGCGAGCTTGAACAAAGCTGAACATGACAATAAGCCAGCAACAGAGCCTAGGTTTACATTTTTAGGTTTAGAGCAGGAGTTTTTATTTAGCTATATGCCGAGTTTTCATGTGAATAAAAAAGGAAAGCCTTACACATCAAAATATCGTAAAAATACCAATGTTGTGAACTTTAAAAAAATTGACCCTGTGATTGCTGATATTAAAGCTGCGGGAAAGACGCAAGCGGTGATTTCTGGCGTAGTATCTCAGTTAGGATTGTATGATGCGGTCTATAAACTAATTGAAGCAGGTATTACTCCTGTTATTTTAGAAGATGCGCTACTGGGTTCTGATGTAGACCCAATACACTATTTAGATTACATCTATCAATTGGGTGCGGTACCAAGCACACAAAAGTCGCATGGTTATGAGATGTACGTCGAGATACAGTTAGGGGACTTTACTGAAGAAGAAATCGCTGCTTACTATGAAATGATAGCGCTGAATGAAGTTGTGATCCCTGAGATATACCCGCGTTTACGCTAG
- a CDS encoding helix-turn-helix domain-containing protein, with translation MVDPIEIILTMMIVGQVCIGVPILLSRVTTHAMNLPLALFLLASGVLALNSTVSSVLPTYYAVYTAVAFPALFMLCPSLWLYVHGLTADTSWRLHKRWLKQYALIIPALLISMVILFLPKEMHTAIFINDKEVNDPIVSTLLIGILIMMLLWLLQCVYTLLKIIRRLNLYRKKLKNIFSNHDKKDLSWMNWLLFIAVSVWVCSVVTVFSSSLFDQALFNSNTEMLLSVLLFWSITHFGLQQKPALARLGDDAISGDTSKIIKTDDNLINDHHCPTKKYQRSALDQTQSTRIATKINSAMEQDKLYLDPNLSLQKLSKHLNISPNYLSQTLNETLSVSFFDFVNQWRIEAAKPKILANSSTVLDVALEVGFNARSSFYKAFKQTTGLTPSEYRKHVKG, from the coding sequence TTGGTCGATCCTATCGAAATTATCCTCACTATGATGATTGTTGGGCAAGTATGTATCGGTGTGCCTATTCTTCTCTCACGTGTAACAACGCATGCGATGAACTTGCCATTGGCGCTATTTTTACTCGCAAGCGGAGTGTTGGCCTTAAATTCAACTGTCTCATCGGTGTTGCCTACTTACTATGCAGTGTACACAGCCGTCGCATTTCCAGCTTTGTTCATGCTCTGTCCTTCTTTGTGGTTGTATGTTCACGGCCTGACAGCCGATACATCTTGGCGCTTACATAAAAGATGGCTTAAACAGTACGCTTTAATAATCCCGGCCCTATTGATATCAATGGTAATATTATTTTTACCTAAAGAGATGCACACCGCCATTTTCATAAATGATAAGGAAGTCAATGACCCGATTGTCAGCACCTTACTCATAGGTATATTGATCATGATGCTACTTTGGCTATTGCAATGCGTTTATACGCTGTTAAAGATTATTCGCAGATTGAATCTGTACCGGAAAAAGTTAAAAAATATTTTTTCAAATCATGATAAAAAGGACCTTAGCTGGATGAATTGGCTGCTTTTTATTGCTGTCAGTGTATGGGTGTGCTCTGTAGTGACCGTTTTTTCATCAAGTTTATTTGACCAAGCCCTGTTTAATAGCAATACAGAAATGCTCCTTTCTGTATTGTTGTTCTGGTCCATAACCCACTTTGGGCTGCAACAAAAACCCGCATTAGCACGTCTAGGTGACGATGCAATAAGTGGCGATACAAGCAAAATTATCAAGACCGACGATAATCTCATAAATGATCATCACTGCCCGACTAAGAAATACCAACGGTCCGCTTTAGATCAAACGCAATCAACACGAATTGCAACGAAAATAAACTCAGCAATGGAGCAAGACAAACTCTATTTAGATCCAAATTTGTCACTACAAAAGCTCTCAAAACACTTAAATATTTCACCAAATTACCTATCCCAAACGCTGAACGAAACGTTGTCCGTTAGCTTTTTTGATTTCGTAAATCAATGGCGTATTGAAGCTGCCAAACCTAAAATATTAGCCAATAGCAGTACTGTGCTGGATGTTGCATTGGAAGTAGGCTTCAATGCACGTTCGTCATTCTATAAAGCATTTAAACAGACGACGGGACTCACGCCCAGTGAATATCGTAAACATGTAAAAGGTTAA
- a CDS encoding DUF6326 family protein, translated as MNTTKDISIPFEDYQINVKLKISALWIAVMFCYVYGDYIEVYVPGVMSEALLVSADRKGIQYEFFAVALLMSIPSVMIFLTLALKPNINRKLNIIIPSLFIVLLVSLNLETRWGFYLYLTALEVLLSFMTMFYAWKWPKAEGMR; from the coding sequence ATGAATACGACGAAGGATATTTCCATTCCATTTGAAGATTATCAAATAAATGTAAAGCTCAAAATCTCAGCGCTTTGGATAGCAGTGATGTTTTGCTATGTCTACGGTGATTATATTGAAGTGTACGTGCCAGGTGTTATGTCTGAGGCGTTGCTTGTCAGCGCAGATAGAAAGGGGATCCAATATGAGTTCTTTGCTGTCGCATTACTAATGTCCATACCAAGTGTCATGATTTTTTTAACTTTGGCATTAAAACCCAATATAAATCGAAAGTTAAATATCATTATTCCAAGTTTGTTTATTGTATTGCTGGTGTCACTTAATTTAGAAACACGGTGGGGTTTTTATTTGTATCTTACTGCGCTAGAAGTGTTGTTGTCTTTCATGACGATGTTCTATGCATGGAAATGGCCAAAGGCAGAAGGTATGCGCTAA